The DNA segment GACAGCCATCTGTTCCGGGTCATCAGCAACGGAAAGGGTCGGATGTACGGCTATGCCTCCAGAATTCCGGAGGCCGACCGCTGGGCCATCATCGCCTGGCTGCGCGATGTCCAGGCCCGCACCCCCGATCAACCTCCAGCGGGAACAGGCACGACCCCGCAGGGTTGATTCCACATGTTCCAGCATCAGACCACGATCCATCGCCGGCCCGCATGGCGCGCGACCCCGTACCCCCCGGTGCCGCCACCGCCGCCGGCGCCGCCGCCGCTCGATCCGGATGCGCCGCCGCCCATCCAGGAACCGCCGGGGCCGATCCCGGTCCCGCCTGGAGAGCCGCCGCCGGTACCGGAACGGCTGTCGACGGCAGAATTCCGACGCTGCTCATGACTGCCCGGAGGGGTGGTCCATGAAATTCCTCGTGGCCATGAGCCGGCCCAGCCGGCGCGGCCATCTGCAGTCCACCACCCGCCTTATCCGCACCCTGCGGCGGACGGCGACGTGGATCGTCTGCGTGCTGGCGCTGCATATCCTGGCCATGATCATTTTCGAGGGGATGGTTCCCTTCGACGCACTCTGGCTCACGGCGACCACAGTGATGACGGTGGGCTATGGCGATCTCTCGGCCGCCACCGTGCCGGGCCGAATCTCCACCATGGTGCTGATGTACATGGGCGGCATCTACGTGCTGGCGAAAGCTGTCGGCGACTACACCGACTATCGCGCCCAGATGGCCAATGAGAAGGCGCGCGGAAGCTGGAGGTGGAACATGAGGGGGCATCTGCTGATCATCGGGCAGCCTGTGGGCAATGCGGAGCAGTACTTTATCCGGCTGACGGATCAGATCCGCGCCCATGAGAGCTGGATCGACATACCGATCCTGCTGTTGACGGAGGTGTTCCGCAACCGCCGCCTGCCCTCCAGCCTTGCCGACCGGGGCATCGCCCTTTGGACCGGCAATCCGACCGAAATCCAGTCGCTGGAGGCTGTAACGCCTGCCGATGCGCGGGCGGTCGTTGTCTTGGCCGAGAGCGGAACGGACAGCGCCGCCGACGCCGGCGTCTTCGACACTGTGGACCGCATCCGCGGCGCCGGCTTCGTCGGGCCGATCGTCGCGGAATGCGTCGACCAGCTCAACCGCAGCCGCCTGATGCGGGCTGGCGCCACCACCGTGATCCGCTCCGTCCATGGTTTTCCGGAGATGGCGGCCCGCGCCCTGGTAGCGCCCGGCGCGGAAAGGCTGGTGGAGAACCTGTTCACGGCGGAGGGCGACGAGTGCCGGCGTTACGAGTTGCCGGAGATCTGGCACGGCACCTGGACCGAGCTGACCCTTCGTCTCGTCACGGCGGAGATCGGCATCCCGCTCGGCTACGCGGACCCGGAAGGGTGCATCCATAGCAATCCGGTCGGCCGGGCCATCGAGGCGCGGGCGATCTTCGTGATCGTGCACGACCGGCATCAGGCATCCGCACAAGTGCAGATCGCGCGCCTCCTGCGCGGGTAGTTCGCGGGCCGGCTGTGACCTCCCGTCCGGACGGGGAGATTCCGCGGAACACATCCCGCCCCCTCTGGTTGGCTACGTGGGCATCGTGCATCCGGCAAAATGGATGCTGCGAGCCTGCAACTTCAGGCTTAAGCGGAGGATCGTCGATGCGAACGCACCTGTTCACGGCGGCCATTGCCCTGGCAGTGGCGGCCTTTCCGGCCGCGTCATGGGCGCAGGAGCAGCAACAGGATCAGCGGCAGCAGCAACCACCCGAGAACCAGCTCGCCCAAGCGCCGCCCGCAGCTCCGCCGGCTCCCGCCGGTCAGCAGGATCAACTCGCCCAGCATCTGCAAAGCGCCCAGGACCGTCTGCGTACGGCACAGCAGGAGCTTCAGGCAGCCCGGGATGCCCGGGACCCGCAGCGCGAGGAAGCGGCGCGACAGGCCGTGTCGGATGCATTGACCCGGTTGGGCGATGCCCTGTCCTCTGCGCAGCAGCAGGTAATGGCGGCGCTGGACGCGTTCCGGACCGGCGGACCTGAGGGCGACAGCGCCGCCCAGCGCGTCGCGGGCCTCATGCAGATGCCGGCAGCCGATCCCACCGACGTGAATGTGCGCCAGCTCGCTCCGCAAGTGGCTGTGAACGCGGCCGCGCCGCAGGTGCAGGTGGAGCAGTTGCAGCCCCGCGTGGCAGTGAACCAGCAGAGCCCGAACGTGGTGGTGGAGCAGCCGCCGCCGCAGGTGCAGGTCCGACAGCCCGCCCCGCGCATCCGGGTGCGCCAGTTCCCGCCGGAGATCATCGTCCGCCAGTTCGAGCCCGAAGTGATCATCCGCCAGCGTGAGCCGGAGATCATCATCGAGCAGGCCGACCCGGAGATCACCGTCAACCAGGCGGAACCCCAGGTCGCCGTGAACATGCAGCAGCCCACGGTCGAGGTCCAGGCGATGGAGCCGCGCATCAGCGTCGCCCAGCCGGAGCCGAACGTGGATGTGTCGATGGCCCAGCCGCTGGTGAATGTGGACCCCGGCCGCCCGGCCGTGGCCGTCCAGCAGCCGGAGCCCGAGGTCCGGGTCGAGCAGCAGCGTCCGGAGGTCGCCGTCGATCCCGGCCGTCCGGTCGTGGACGTGCAGCAGCCCGCGCCGGAAGTCGAAGTGGAGACACAGCAGCCGGAAGTGGCCGTACGCCAGCCCGAACCCGAGGTGCAGGTGCGCCAGCCCGAACCGCAGGTCCAGCTTGACCCTGGTCAGCCGGAGGTGAATGTCGAGCAGGAGCGCCCCGAGGTGGCGGTGACGCAGCCTGAGCCGCAGGTGCAGGTCGAGCCCAGCCAGCCGCAGGTGGACGTCCAGGCTGCCCGGCCCGAGGTGAACGTGCGGCAGCCCGAGCCGGAAGTCGCGGTGAACCAGCCGGCGCCCGAGGTTCAGGTCCAGCAGCCCGAACCGCAGGTCCAGGTCGATCGTGGCCAGCCGCAAGTGAATGTGGAGCCCGCTCGTCCCGAAGTCGCGGTGCGCCAGCCCGAGCCCGAGGTGCAGATTCAGCAGCCCGAGCCGCAGGTCGAGGTTCAGCCTGGCCAGCCTGACGTGAATGTGCAGGCGGCCCGGCCGGAAGTCACGGTGCGTCAGCCCGAGCCGGAAGTCGCCGTTCGTCAGCCTGAGCCGCAGGTGAATATCGATCAGGCGCAGCCCGACGTGACTGTGCAGCAGGCCCAGCCCGATGTGGCGGTCAGGCAGCAGGGGCAAACAGACGTGCAGGTCGCGGATGCCGGGTCCGCCCAGGCGCCTGCGCCCGCCCAGCAGGGCAATGAGCGGATGAACCGTCTCATCGGCGTGGCGGTCTATGGCTCCGACAATGAGGAGCTGGGCCAGGTCGAGGATCTGTTGCTCGCCCCGGAAGGCGGCGGCGTGCGGGACGTGGTGGTCCGTATCGACGAGGGTCTGCTAGGCGATGACCGGCTGATCCTGGTTCCTTACAGCCAAGTGCGGATGCGCGGCCAGGATCTGCTGATCCCGATGAACTCCGATCAGGTCGAAGCCGCGCCAGAGTTCAATTACGAGGCCGATGCGAACGCCCTTCTAGGCCCGGATGCGCAATGATGCCCGCCAGAGCCATGGAGAAGAAGATGATGCGGACAACCCTTCCCTTCGCAGCCGCCCTGGCCCTTCTGCTTCCGGCCGCCGGCTGGGCGCAGGAGCCCGGCGGGCCGCAGCCGGCTCCGGACAAGCCGGTTGGCGCCGACATCACGGTGCAGCAGCCGACGCCGGATGTGACCGTGCGCCAGCAGAAGCCGGACGTCACGATCCAGCAGGCCCGGCCGGACGTGAACCTGGATGTGGCGCGCCCGGTGGTCAATGTCGACACCCCGCCCCCGCAGGTGCAGATTCAGCCTACGGAGGGTCAGGTGCAGGCGCAGATCAACCGCGCCCAGCCCCAGGTCGATATCCGCCAGGCCAAGCCGGTGGTCAACATCCAGCAGGCTGAACCGGAAGTCATCGTGGAGCGGGCCGAAGGTCCTCCCCAGATTTCCATCCAGAAGCTGACGCGGGAGCAGGCCGAGCTGGCGGATATGGGCATCCAGCGTCGCGAAGACCTCGTCGGCATGACCGTGGTCGACCGCGAGGACCAGGAGATCGGCTCCGTCAGCGATCTGATGACCCAGAATGGCCGTATCCAATCGGCCGTCGTCCGGCAGGAAGGCGGCTTGTTGAGCGGCGACAAGATGGTCGCTGTCCCCTGGAGCGCGTTCCAGGTGGACCAGGAGAACAAGCGTCTGCGCGTTCAGATGAGCGAGGATGAACTCAGGGAAATGCCCGAGTTCAACTACGACGAACAGACGCAGCAGCAGGCGTTGGTCGGCCCCGAAGGCCAGCAGCAGCAGCAGCAGCAGCAGCAGCCGCAACAACAGCAGCAGAACCCGGAACAGCAGAGCCAGCGCTGATCCGGTCCGGATTCGGAACGAAGAAAGGCCGCGGGGCAACCCGCGGCCTTTCCGATTCCGAGACTTGCGCGAGACCCCCTGCGGAACAAGTCCCATCCTGAAGGATGCGGGACTGTCGACCGGGTTCCCGGCAGCCTACGCGCTTCGCAGACCGCCCAGCAGATTGGGGGTCAGCTTCTCGTTCTGGCCCTTGCCGCCGGTCTGGTCCTCCTGCCCATCCGGGTCCCCCGGCGGGGCGAGCTGGTTCAGCAGCATCACGGTGAAGGTGGAAAGCGGCTCCCGCCCGGAGGATGCGGAGCGGCCGGAACTCCAGACGTCGTTGTCGTCGCCCGCCCCGGCCACGACGCTTCCGAAGCGGCCCACGGCTGGTGTTCCCGTATCCTCTCCGAACTTGGCGGCAAACCGATCATAGATCTGGGACAGGGTGACCGGGCGGCCCTTGTCGTAGAACACGCCGCGGTTGGCGCGCGCCGCCTCGGGCAACAGCCTGTCCGCCGGCTGGGCCGGGTTGTCTTCCATCGCCTTCAGGAATTTGGTTGCCCCGGCTGCCCCCAGGAAATGGGCCAGGTACATCTCCGTCCGCCCGACCGGCTGGCCGAGTTCCCCCTCGAGATGGCGGCGATTATCCTGGGCCAGTTCGCCGGCCAGCAGGGCCGAGAGACGGGGATCGTTGCGCAGCTCCAGGATCTCCCTGCGCGCCATCGGGTCCTTAACCGCGGCGCGCCCGTCCGGCCGGCGCTCGATCAACTCCGCATAGGCGCCCAGCCCGTGCTTGGCCCCGTGGGTCTTCACCATGTCCAGCCAGGTGGAGTCGACGAACTGGAACAGGCCGGTGGCGCTGCTGGTGCCGGCCTTGGCATCAGTGCGGAAGCCGCTTTCCAGGGAAGCCTTTTCCATCAGGTAGGCAAAATCGACCCCGGTTGCGCGGCTGGCCTGGGCAACGGCGTTCCGCACCTGATGGGGAGCAGAACCCGATCCTGCCTGGAGATCGGCCCTGGGAATGGTGGAAAAGGCGCTGGTCACGGCTTGCCTCGTTCACGGAATGGCAGCCCGATCAAAGCAACCTCCATGCCAGTCACCGACGGGCTGCCGCGGCACTTGCCCCGAATCCTGGTTGCCGCCATCTTAGCCGCAACCGCAGGCACGGCCCCATACTGGCCGCCGCACCAGCCGTAGAAGCCCCCGGGAGGGAATTCAGGACCATGATTCCGTACAACGCGCCCATCGACGATATGCGGTTCACGCTGAACCATGTGGTGGGACTGCCCGCCGTGGCGCAGCTTCCGGGGTATGAGGCGGCGGATGCCGATCTGGTCGATGCGGTGCTGGAGGAAGCCGGCAAGCTGGCCCGCGACGTGCTGGCCCCGATCAACTGGCAGGGCGACCGCGACGGCGCGGTGCTGGAGAACGGCGTGGTCCGCACCGCCCCCGGCTTCAAGGAGGCCTACAAGGCCTATGCGGAGGGCGGCTGGAACTCCGTTCCCTTCGATCCGGACCATGGCGGCCAGGGCCTGCCCTGGACCCTGGCCATGCCGATCCAGGAGATGTGGAACGCGGCCAACATGTCCTTCGCCCTCTGCCCCATGCTGAACCAGGGCGCGGTGGAACTGCTGTCCGAGCACGGGTCGGAGGAGCAGAAGGGCAAGTATCTGGAGAAGATGATCTCCGGCGAGTGGACGGGCACCATGAACCTGACGGAGCCGCAGGCCGGTTCCGATGTCGGGGCCGTCCGCACCAGGGCGGTTCCGCAGGGCGATGGCACCTACAGGATCACCGGGCAGAAGATCTTCATCACCTATGGCGAGCACGACCTGACGCCAAACATCATCCACATGGTGCTGGCCCGCACGCCGGACGCCCCGGCCGGGGTGAAGGGCATCAGCCTGTTCATCGTGCCGAAGTTCCTGGTCGACGAGGATGGCGGCATCGGGGAGCGCAACGACCTCCGCTGCGCCGGGCTGGAGCACAAGATGGGCATCCACGCCTCCCCCACCGCCGTGATGGCCTTCGGGGACAATGGCGGGGCCGTCGGCTTCCTGATCGGGGAGGAGAACCGCGGCCTGGAATACATGTTCACCATGATGAACAACGCCCGCCTCGGCGTCGGCGTCCAGGGCGTCGGCATTGCCGAGCGCGCCTACCAGCAGGCGGTGGCCTATGCCAGGACCCGCACCCAGTCCCGCGCATTGGACGGCCGCAATCCGGAGCCTGTCGCCATCATCAACCATCCGGATATCCGCCGGATGCTGATGACCGCCAAGAGCCAGATCGAGGCGGCGCGCGCCCTGACCTATACCACCGCCGCCGCCTTCGACCGCGCCAAGCGCAGCACCGATGCAGAGGAGCGAAAGCGCGCCCGTGCCCTGAACGACCTGCTGACCCCGATCACCAAGGCCTGGTGCACCGACCTGGGCGTGGAGGTCGCCTCGCTCGGCGTGCAGGTGCATGGCGGCATGGGCTTCATCGAGGAGACGGGTGCGGCCCAGCATTACCGCGATGCCCGCATCGCCCCGATCTATGAGGGGACAAACGGCATCCAGGCCAACGACCTGGTCTTCCGCAAGGTGGTGCGCGATGGCGGCCAATCGGCCTTCGCCCTGATGGCCGAGATGACGACCGTAGCCCTGGCGGCGAAGGAAGGGCCGGGCGACGATCTGGAGGTGATCGGCGCCAACCTGCACGATGCCCTGCATGTGCTGGAGCAGACCACCAACTGGCTGCTGGAGGCGGCGAAGACCGATGTTCGTGCGGCAGCGGCCGGAGCGGTGCCCTATCTGCGCATGTTCGGCATCACCGTTGGCGGCTGGCTGATGGCGAAGGCCGCCATGGCGGCGCAGGCCCAGATGGCCCAGCGCGGGGCCGACACCCGCTTCCTGGACGGCAAGCTGATCACGGCCCGCTTCTATGCCGACCAGATCCTGCCGCAGGTCCAGGGGCTGATGAAGCCCATCGTGGCCGGCCACCGGACCGTTATGGCGCTGGCAGAAGACCAGTTCTGATGCCCGAAGCCCCCGCCGGGCCGGCGGGGGCTGTCCGACGTGTGTTTCCTTTCGGTTTTATCAGTCCAGAGTTGAGCATGCGCATGCTGTTGTAGACACTCCGCCGTCATATGCGATTTGGCGGAGTGCTGCGGACCGTGCGTGGTGGCGTTTATTTCCTGCTGCTTTTTCTGCTGATGCCGGTCCCTGCGCTGGCACGGGATTTACAGGAGCCGACGCCGCTGCTGCATCCGACCGGCAGGCCCGATGCCGTCCTGCCGCCCGAGGGAAGCATCTGGATCGCAGCGGAAACCTTTGCGGCAGGCCCTTATTCCGGGGGCGGCGGCGCTACGGTCGGCGCCCGTCCGCTGCCCGGCCTGGTGCTCTCCCTGCATCAGACCTCTTTCGATGATGGTTCAGCGGACGCGTTGCTGCGGCTGTGGCCGGAGGCAGACCGCCGCCCGGCCCTGTTCCTGGGGGCTGCCGGCCTCGGCGGAGTCGCGGAGGATCGCAGCTTGTTTCTGGGCGCGGGGAGCCGCCTCGGCCCTTTTGAAGCGACCGCCGGCTTGTCCTGGCGCGGCAGCGACCGATCTGGTGTCGAAGACTGGCCGGACCCTTGGGGCAGCGTACGCTGGCAGGATGCCTACCGCCGCTTCGCCATCCAGGCGGAAGCCGGGCGCGTGGGTCGGCATCGCGAGCCGCGCCTGACAGGCCAGTACCGCCTGCTCCCCTGGATGAGCATCGGTGCGGGGGCGGAGTGGCGACGCGGGATCTTCACCACCCTGACCCTCTCCGCCCCCATCGCGGAGCTGCCCGTCCGCACACGGCCACGAACCGGCGTCACCCATGTCGCCGGACGTGAAATATGGGTCCAGGCAGCACGGGAGCAGCCGCTGGCCGCGACCCTGGGCCGCGCTGCCCTGGACCTTGCCCCGCCCGACGGGGAGATCACCCTGCATGCGCATGAGGGCGGGCTGCCGGGCATCGCGGTGACTATGATGGCTGGCGACCTTGCGCGCGCGGCGGCGCACAATGGCAGCCCGGAGGAGATTGCCGGCAACGCCCTGTTCCGCCCCGCCGACCCGCCCGGCGCGGGACCGCTTCTCTGGACACCAGAGGGCACGCTGCTGCTGGACCATGGACCGGGAGTCGAAAACAGCGGATGGGTCAGCCGGGCGATGCTGGATGCGGGCCTGGAGGTTGGCCATCCATGGGGCTTCCGCGCCGGAGGGGCGTTGCGGCTGACCCTGGACAGCACGGCGGACCGGCTGCCCGTGCCGCAGCTGGAGGCGGCGGTGCGGTCCGATCTGGCGGACCATGCGGCGGCCGGGGTGGCGTTGGAGCGGCTGTACCTGATGTGGAACGGACGTCTTGCCCCCGGCCTGCTTGCCATGGTCGAGGCCGGACATTTCGAGGAGATGTTCGGCGGTGCCGGCGGGGAACTGCGCTGGCAGTCTTTCGACAGCCGCCATAGCCTGAGTCTCGAGCTGCACCATGTCTGGAAGCGGGAATCCGGCCATATCGCCGTTTGGCGGGGTACCGGGCGCACCACCGGCCTGTTGACCGCCGGCTATGATCTGCCCGGCCGGGACGCCGCCGCGACCCTGTCCGCCGGGTGGTTCCTGGATGGAGACGCCGGTATCCAGGCCGGGCTGGAGCGCTGGTTCGACAATGGGGCTGGACTTGGCGGCACGGTGACCTGGTCGGATGGCGTGGCCCTGGGCCTACGGCTGCGCGTCCCGCTGGACGTCAATCTGGGGCCGGTTCCATTGGCTCTGGAAATGCGCGCCCGCCCGCATGGGCGTGATCGGGGACAGCGGCTGGAACGTCCGCACCAGCTGGAGGACCTTGCCCGGATGGTCGGGCTCGGCCGGCTTGCCCGGAGCTGGCCCGCGCTTCTCGACCGGGGCAATCCGCAGCCATGATCTGCGCGCTCGGTCTAAATCGGAATCGCCTGCCATGCTCCTCGCCCGCAGGGCATATCCTGGATGCGGCGGATTTGCCGGATATTCTACAGGAGGAACACATGGCGGCGGACGCGGCGCAGTTGCGGGAACTGGCGGTAAAGATTTCCGTCGCCTACCTGCGCGCCAACCCGGTCACGGCGGACAAGGTCGGCAATATGGTCCGGGACACCTATGAGGCGCTGTCCGCCTGCGCGGCTCCCCGGACGGAGCCGGTTCCCCTTGCGGTACCGCCAGCCCGTCAGGGTAAACGGACCGCACGCGCCTGAGTCCAAAGGGACTTCAGCGGAACCTGGAAGTGGAGCGGATTGTTTTCATCCAGTGAGCGCGCCTGACAGAACCGGGCGCGCACCCTGGAGGAAAGGACCGCCTCAAATGCTCTACTGGGCGCTGATATTCTTCATTGTGGCAATTGTCGCCGGCATCTTCGGATTCGGCGGCGTTGCCTCTGCATCGGCCGGGATCGCGCAGATCCTGTTCTTCATTTTCCTGGTGGTATTCGTCGTCTCGCTCATCATGGGCCTGGTGCGGCGGCGCTGAAGCCGGCGTCGCCGTCCCAGGACTGCGGAGCGAAATCCTGGATATCCAGGATAAGCCCGCCGGACACCACGGCCATCGCCACGGCCGCGGCGATTCCGGCCACGGCTGCCATACGGGTGCGGGTGCGCCGTACGCGCATCCGCTCCTGTTCCGAGCGCCGCCGGGACAGCACAGCCAGGAGCTGGGGCGGAATCGGCTCTTCCAGGACGGGATCGTAGAGGGCATGCAGCCCGTCCACCTGGGCCCGATAGGCCACGGCGCGCGCGGCCATCTGGGGATCGCGCGACAGGCATTGCCCCACGGCGGCTGCCATGCGGGCCGGCAGCTCCCCGTCTATCCAGGCGTGGACATCGTCCGGGTCGGCCAACGGCTTCGCCCTCGCCCCGGCGGACGGGCCGGCCGGAACCAGGTAGAGGCGGTGCGCCTCGCGCCGGATGGGGCGCCCGTCAGGCAGTTTCCCGCTCATGCGCCGGCTCGACCCCGTCATCTGCCGCTCCGCCATCCATCAACAGGCGCAGGGCGCGCCGGCCGCGGGAGAGGCGGGATTTCACCGTGCCGATGGACACGTCCAGGATTTCCGCCGCTTCGGCGTAGCTGATGCCTTCCAGCCCGATCAGCAGGACGACTTCACGCTGCTCCTGCGGAACCTTGTCCAGGGCGCGCCGCAGATCGCGCAGTTCCAGGCGCACCACCTGGGAGCCATGGCTGCCGCCCAGCCCGGTCTGAACCTCGCCGTCGATATCAACGAAGGTCTGCTGACGGCGGATGCCGTTGATGTGCAGATTGCGCAGGATCGTGAACAGCCACGCACGAAGGTTCGTGCCGGGCTGCCATAGATGCAGACGGCTCAGCGCGCGTTCCAGGCATTCCTGCACCAGATCGTCGGCCAGGGCCGTATCCCGCACCATGGCGCGGGCAAAGCGGCGCAGGCGGGGAATTTCCGCCTCGATCTGGGAAATCACCTCCGGGCTGTTCTCAGCCCCCCGGCGCGGCTCCTGTCCGGCCTCAGGCGCAACAACCGCCTGTGCCGCCGGCGCGCTGTCCTGCGGAGCGGCTGTCGACCTTGCCTCGGTCCTACGACCCGACGTGGCCGGGGTATCGCCGTCCATCATGTAACCCCACTGCTTAGGTTCGCTTGGTTCAGCCATCTTAGGCCCGGTTCAAGTATTGTGTCGCAGGCGCAAAAGTACCACCCCCCTTTCCGATAGCCATTGCGCGATATTGGTCAGCACAGGATCAGTTCCGTCCGACGTACTTGAACAATCAGCATAGTGGTTCGGTCTATGCCAATGGATATGCACCACCCCGAAATCTCAGATGCCTTGGCGTGATAAAAACAAGACCTTGCAGACACCACCTAACGCAGATGTGCGGTGTCCCATTCTTTCGGATAAACCCTAGTCCGATTGGCCCGGTTGGCGGGACTACCCCGCTTCGTGTAGGTCGGTCTACCGGTCAACAAACCTCTCCGGTGGACATGCGAGCTCCGCACTTTTTCTTCACCGTGATTTGCCTTTCATTGGTCACGACTGTGTCAGCGTGGGCGGATGCTGATCTGTCCATCCGCGACCTGGCGAAGCGTGCAGCACTGGGGCAGATGGACGCCCGGTACGAACTCGGCAACCGCTTGAAGCGGGGCATCGACGTTCCGGCCGATCCACACGCGGCGGTGGAGCAATTCTGTGCAGCGGCGCGCAACGGGCATGCCGATGCGGCCTATGTCATGGGCAATATGTTCCTGACCGGCGAGTTGGCCCTGCCCAGCGACCCGGCCCAGGCGGCAGCCTGGTTCGCTCTTGCGGCGGAAGCCGGGCACGCCAGCGCCAGGGCCGAGCTTGGCAAGCTGCCACGCCGCCGGGCCAAGGCTCCCGCCTGCAGCGGGCGGGAACTGATGGAGAGCGAATTCAAGGTGCCAAGCCGGCTTGCGCGCATGGTCCGCCGCATGGCCCCGCGCTACGGGCTGGAGCCGGATTTCGTGCTGGCCGTGGTGGCGGTGGAGTCCGCCTTCCGGACCGATGCGGTCTCGCCCATGCAGGCGCGCGGCCTGATGCAGCTTACCGATGCCACTGCGAAGCGCTTCGGCGTCGAGGACCCTCTCGACGCGGAGCAGAACCTGCGCGGCGGGATGAGCTTCCTGGCCGACCTGATCGCCCAGTATGACGGCGACCTGCGGCTGGTGCTGGCCGCCTACAACGCCGGACCGGGCGCGGTTCAACGCTATGACGGCGTGCCGCCCTTCGCGGAAACCCGGGCCTACATCCAGAAGGTCCGCCGCTACTATCCTCGGGACCGCCACCCGCTGCAGGACAAGGGCATTGGCCGGCTGCCCGACACGCTGGTGGCCGCCCTTCCCGACGAAGGCAGCAGCGAAGCCTCGACCAGCATCGAGACGACGCCGGAAATCGGAATCTCGCCCGGCAGCCGCCAGATGGCCCGTCCGGCGGACTGATGCGTCCGCCTTTTCCCTGGTCCCGTCTGCCGGCCTTTGCCAATCTCCCCACGGATCGAAGCTGGGAGGACAGGCGTGAAGCTGCTGCGTTGGGGACTGAGGGGAGCGGAACAGCCAGGGCTGCTGGACAGCAATGGCGTTCTGCGCGATCTGACCGGCCATGTGCCCGATATCGCGGGAGAAGTTCTGTCCCCTGCCGGGCTGGACCGGTTGCGTACGCTTGACCCCGACACGCTGCCCCTGGTGCCGGGCACACCCCGGCTGGGTCCGCCAGTGGGCGGCACCGGCAAGTTCGTCGCTATCGGGCTGAACTATGCCGATCATGCGGCCGAGACCGGGGCCGCCGTGCCGCCGGAGCCAGTGGTATTCCTGAAGGCGACGAGCTGCATCGTCGGCCCGAACGATGATGTCGAGATCCCGCGCGGCTCGGTGAAGACCGACTGGGAGGTGGAGCTTGGCGTGGTGAT comes from the Indioceanicola profundi genome and includes:
- a CDS encoding anti-sigma factor family protein codes for the protein MSGKLPDGRPIRREAHRLYLVPAGPSAGARAKPLADPDDVHAWIDGELPARMAAAVGQCLSRDPQMAARAVAYRAQVDGLHALYDPVLEEPIPPQLLAVLSRRRSEQERMRVRRTRTRMAAVAGIAAAVAMAVVSGGLILDIQDFAPQSWDGDAGFSAAAPGP
- a CDS encoding sigma-70 family RNA polymerase sigma factor, which codes for MMDGDTPATSGRRTEARSTAAPQDSAPAAQAVVAPEAGQEPRRGAENSPEVISQIEAEIPRLRRFARAMVRDTALADDLVQECLERALSRLHLWQPGTNLRAWLFTILRNLHINGIRRQQTFVDIDGEVQTGLGGSHGSQVVRLELRDLRRALDKVPQEQREVVLLIGLEGISYAEAAEILDVSIGTVKSRLSRGRRALRLLMDGGAADDGVEPAHERETA
- a CDS encoding transglycosylase SLT domain-containing protein; this translates as MSAWADADLSIRDLAKRAALGQMDARYELGNRLKRGIDVPADPHAAVEQFCAAARNGHADAAYVMGNMFLTGELALPSDPAQAAAWFALAAEAGHASARAELGKLPRRRAKAPACSGRELMESEFKVPSRLARMVRRMAPRYGLEPDFVLAVVAVESAFRTDAVSPMQARGLMQLTDATAKRFGVEDPLDAEQNLRGGMSFLADLIAQYDGDLRLVLAAYNAGPGAVQRYDGVPPFAETRAYIQKVRRYYPRDRHPLQDKGIGRLPDTLVAALPDEGSSEASTSIETTPEIGISPGSRQMARPAD